Proteins from a single region of Apium graveolens cultivar Ventura chromosome 7, ASM990537v1, whole genome shotgun sequence:
- the LOC141672573 gene encoding uncharacterized protein LOC141672573 encodes MALLPTGFKERLEQMELCRIQRLSLLQAEKELQFTKSQLLASKISSIQLADHWCLNLQQQIASKHFVISSLKSQFDLLDSEYTDVSQQFRVLKSEVQELEELEREKERYFASELKEMEGFKAEVAKFADQSRKEVQELRNQNEQLKSSFVKLQGNIGCSNDSELAAAEIRKSKLLAEKENLSCKLASSYQIRAQLQKQLQSILMTQSQAGKKITQSSQTRCFIP; translated from the exons ATGGCGCTTCTTCCAACAGGATTCAAAGAAAGATTAGAACAAATGGAGCTCTGTAGAATTCAACGTCTCTCTCTCCTCCAG GCTGAAAAGGAACTTCAATTCACCAAATCTCAACTGTTAGCTTCCAAAATCTCTTCAATTCAATTAGCCGATCATTGGTGTTTGAATCTCCAACAACAGATTGCTTCTAAGCATTTCGTTATTTCGTCGCTTAAGTCTCAATTTGATCTCCTCGATTCCGAATATACAGACGTTTCGCAACAATTCAG ggttttgaagaGTGAGGTCCAGGAGCTGGAGGAGTTAGAAAGAGAGAAGGAGAGGTATTTTGCTTCCGAATTGAAGGAAATGGAGGGTTTTAAAGCGGAAGTGGCGAAGTTTGCCGATCAAAGTCGAAAGGAGGTGCAGGAGCTTAGGAATCAGAACGAACAG CTCAAGTCGAGCTTTGTGAAACTTCAAGGCAACATTGGGTGCTCCAATGATTCTGAGTTAGCTGCAGCTGAGATAAGAAAATCCAAACTTCTAGCTGAGAAAGAGAATTTGAGTTGTAAATTGGCATCCAGTTATCAAATAAGAGCACAACTACAGAAGCAACTTCAGAGTATACTGATGACCCAAAGTCAAGCAGGAAAGAAAATTACTCAGTCCTCACAAACAAGATGTTTCATACCGTAA